The Eurosta solidaginis isolate ZX-2024a chromosome 4, ASM4086904v1, whole genome shotgun sequence genome includes a window with the following:
- the LOC137248295 gene encoding uncharacterized protein isoform X1, translating into MTCSHNQPELKCKFPACPCLKCARLRTGNSKNGNLPNRCCHDTPPERPLPKYRFQSKCAAKLEHNEPRFQRKSYFTQKHNRPTRCEEKMKECLEDDDCYTGIGCCNTGRNFLTFMINLIGYMAFVIIVTLVFWLTVCYWVVVLGFKVYHSKRTAQIAVVSVIGLLFLLIFCTADWKVYKKGSTHHAVTITHGKEVKPAEVGSRSWLSFQKRDISYVDGSGKSEAADSSSWMPSLKWRHTETKDIEQPSSKVRTSWIPSTFGSSQTTTTEIGKKTETRTHWISWRTSTPTQISATKSEVRVSWLPSFKWGHKKPKDFEQQPETRTSWMPWRKTSTAVQTPAEPEASSSWTTWTSWRRTSTAVQTPPKPEASSLWLPSYLKWGRKEAISTPKTVEVRTSWTSYFTRQKASPLNEPPSKDQSRSSWTSYFQWHRTAPIEKQSKETEKRSWFHFFKWGQSQEMDVKLQKSDGSSISWLPSFNCGRSRDLQISHGSTTKSSSWLPSFNWGRQSPTQKPASWKIGCKPKSACAMRQQKVTVSIDDEEANRIFKQSKLYAIPSEMKTPPKLVILLRDHLIQSSA; encoded by the exons ATGACTTGTTCGCATAACCAACCCGAGCTTAAGTGTAAGTTTCCAGCTTGTCCATGCCTTAAATGCGCGCGATTACGAACTGGAAATAGTAAAAATGGCAACCTTCCAAACCGGTGCTGCCATGATACACCTCCCGAACGTCCTCTACCAAAATATCGATTTCAATCGAAATGCGCTGCCAAACTTGAGCACAACGAACCAAGATTTCAAAGAAAATCTTATTTCACGCAGAAGCACAATCGGCCCACTCGCTGCGAAGAGAAAATGAAAGAATGTTTGGAAGACGACGATTGTTATACGGGCATAGGTTGTTGCAATACGGGACGAAATTTTCTAACGTTCATGATAAACTTGATCGGTTATATGGC TTTTGTAATCATAGTAACTCTGGTATTTTGGCTCACGGTATGTTACTGGGTTGTGGTTTTAGGCTTCAAAGTTTATCACTCAAAAAG AACTGCACAAATAGCTGTTGTGAGCGTCATTGGCTTACTGTTTCTACTCATCTTCTGTACCGCTGATTGGAAAGTTTACAAAAAGGGTTCGACTCACCATGCCGTAACCATAACACATGGCAAAGAAGTAAAACCTGCGGAGGTCGGAAGTCGTTCTTGGTTATCTTTCCAGAAACGTGATATATCGTATGTAGACGGATCTGGTAAGTCCGAAGCAGCGGACTCTTCTTCATGGATGCCTTCCTTGAAATGGCGGCACACAGAAACTAAAGATATTGAACAACCATCATCCAAAGTACGCACCTCTTGGATTCCTTCAACTTTCGGAAGCAGTcagacaacaacaacagaaattggaaaaaaaactgAAACTCGTACGCACTGGATATCTTGGAGAACGTCGACACCAACTCAAATATCGGCCACAAAATCGGAAGTACGTGTTTCATGGCTACCATCTTTCAAATGGGGACATAAAAAACCGAAGGACTTCGAGCAACAACCTGAAACTCGTACCTCTTGGATGCCATGGCGAAAAACGTCAACAGCTGTGCAAACACCTGCCGAGCCCGAAGCGAGTTCCTCATGGACCACTTGGACGTCATGGCGGAGAACGTCAACAGCTGTGCAAACACCACCTAAACCCGAAGCGAGCTCCCTTTGGTTACCTTCTTATTTGAAATGGGGACGAAAAGAAGCTATATCAACGCCTAAAACTGTAGAAGTAAGGACGTCTTGGACAAGTTACTTTACAAGACAAAAGGCATCACCACTAAACGAACCACCATCAAAAGATCAATCCCGTTCCTCGTGGACTTCGTACTTTCAATGGCATAGAACAGCACCCATTGAGAAACAGTCCAAAGAGACAGAAAAGCGCTCATGGTTTCACTTTTTCAAATGGGGTCAGTCTCAAGAAATGGACGTAAAACTTCAGAAGTCCGATGGAAGCTCAATTTCTTGGTTACCTTCATTCAATTGTGGTCGTTCACGAGATTTACAAATTTCACATGGCAGTACTACAAAATCTTCTTCTTGGTTGCCGTCTTTTAATTGGGGTCGTCAATCACCAACTCAAAAGCCTGCGTCATGGAAAATTGGTTGCAAACCTAAATCAGCATgtgcgatgagacaacaaaaagTTACTGTGTCCATAGATGACGAAGAGGCAAATCGTATATTTAAACAGTCTAAATTGTATGCTATACCATCAGAAATGAAAACTCCACCCAAATTGGTAATTCTTTTAAGGGATCATCTAATTCAGAGTAGTGCCTAG
- the LOC137248295 gene encoding uncharacterized protein isoform X2: MTCSHNQPELKCKFPACPCLKCARLRTGNSKNGNLPNRCCHDTPPERPLPKYRFQSKCAAKLEHNEPRFQRKSYFTQKHNRPTRCEEKMKECLEDDDCYTGIGCCNTGRNFLTFMINLIGYMAFVIIVTLVFWLTVCYWVVVLGFKVYHSKRTAQIAVVSVIGLLFLLIFCTADWKVYKKGSTHHAVTITHGKEVKPAEVGSRSWLSFQKRDISYVDGSGKSEAADSSSWMPSLKWRHTETKDIEQPSSKVRTSWIPSTFGSSQTTTTEIGKKTETRTHWISWRTSTPTQISATKSEVRVSWLPSFKWGHKKPKDFEQQPETRTSWMPWRKTSTAVQTPAEPEASSSWTTWTSWRRTSTAVQTPPKPEASSLWLPSYLKWGRKEAISTPKTVEVRTSWTSYFTRQKASPLNEPPSKDQSRSSWTSYFQWHRTAPIEKQSKETEKRSWFHFFKWGQSQEMDVKLQKSDGSSISWLPSFNCGRSRDLQISHGSTTKSSSWLPSFNWGRQSPTQKPASWKIGCKPKSACAMRQQKVTVSIDDEEANRIFKQSKLYAIPSEMKTPPKLQD; this comes from the exons ATGACTTGTTCGCATAACCAACCCGAGCTTAAGTGTAAGTTTCCAGCTTGTCCATGCCTTAAATGCGCGCGATTACGAACTGGAAATAGTAAAAATGGCAACCTTCCAAACCGGTGCTGCCATGATACACCTCCCGAACGTCCTCTACCAAAATATCGATTTCAATCGAAATGCGCTGCCAAACTTGAGCACAACGAACCAAGATTTCAAAGAAAATCTTATTTCACGCAGAAGCACAATCGGCCCACTCGCTGCGAAGAGAAAATGAAAGAATGTTTGGAAGACGACGATTGTTATACGGGCATAGGTTGTTGCAATACGGGACGAAATTTTCTAACGTTCATGATAAACTTGATCGGTTATATGGC TTTTGTAATCATAGTAACTCTGGTATTTTGGCTCACGGTATGTTACTGGGTTGTGGTTTTAGGCTTCAAAGTTTATCACTCAAAAAG AACTGCACAAATAGCTGTTGTGAGCGTCATTGGCTTACTGTTTCTACTCATCTTCTGTACCGCTGATTGGAAAGTTTACAAAAAGGGTTCGACTCACCATGCCGTAACCATAACACATGGCAAAGAAGTAAAACCTGCGGAGGTCGGAAGTCGTTCTTGGTTATCTTTCCAGAAACGTGATATATCGTATGTAGACGGATCTGGTAAGTCCGAAGCAGCGGACTCTTCTTCATGGATGCCTTCCTTGAAATGGCGGCACACAGAAACTAAAGATATTGAACAACCATCATCCAAAGTACGCACCTCTTGGATTCCTTCAACTTTCGGAAGCAGTcagacaacaacaacagaaattggaaaaaaaactgAAACTCGTACGCACTGGATATCTTGGAGAACGTCGACACCAACTCAAATATCGGCCACAAAATCGGAAGTACGTGTTTCATGGCTACCATCTTTCAAATGGGGACATAAAAAACCGAAGGACTTCGAGCAACAACCTGAAACTCGTACCTCTTGGATGCCATGGCGAAAAACGTCAACAGCTGTGCAAACACCTGCCGAGCCCGAAGCGAGTTCCTCATGGACCACTTGGACGTCATGGCGGAGAACGTCAACAGCTGTGCAAACACCACCTAAACCCGAAGCGAGCTCCCTTTGGTTACCTTCTTATTTGAAATGGGGACGAAAAGAAGCTATATCAACGCCTAAAACTGTAGAAGTAAGGACGTCTTGGACAAGTTACTTTACAAGACAAAAGGCATCACCACTAAACGAACCACCATCAAAAGATCAATCCCGTTCCTCGTGGACTTCGTACTTTCAATGGCATAGAACAGCACCCATTGAGAAACAGTCCAAAGAGACAGAAAAGCGCTCATGGTTTCACTTTTTCAAATGGGGTCAGTCTCAAGAAATGGACGTAAAACTTCAGAAGTCCGATGGAAGCTCAATTTCTTGGTTACCTTCATTCAATTGTGGTCGTTCACGAGATTTACAAATTTCACATGGCAGTACTACAAAATCTTCTTCTTGGTTGCCGTCTTTTAATTGGGGTCGTCAATCACCAACTCAAAAGCCTGCGTCATGGAAAATTGGTTGCAAACCTAAATCAGCATgtgcgatgagacaacaaaaagTTACTGTGTCCATAGATGACGAAGAGGCAAATCGTATATTTAAACAGTCTAAATTGTATGCTATACCATCAGAAATGAAAACTCCACCCAAATTG